In the genome of Aedes aegypti strain LVP_AGWG unplaced genomic scaffold, AaegL5.0 Primary Assembly AGWG_AaegL5_hic_scaff_2243_PBJ_arrow, whole genome shotgun sequence, the window TGCGGTCTGCAGGGCTGTAATATTAcgttaaaaaaatatcctaCTTTCATATCACACTTGAGACGTTCGCACTTGCATGCACCAAGCACAAGTAGTTTTGAGTACAAATGTACTGCTCTTCAATGTATGTTTTCGCACGAAAGTTTTGATGTTATTACTAAACATCTCAAAGATCATTTGGCAGAAGGTGTTCCAGTGTATTGCCCCCTAAAATGCAGGATAAAACCGTTTAAAACTTGTAACGCGTTGAAAATACACAATATATACTATCATCGAACCATCAAACATTTCAACGAATCGGTAGGCAGGGTTGAATCGTGCAGTACAACCAATTTATCAGAATCCAAGAGCACAAATGAATCGAATACAACATTAGTCGAAAACGAGCACATTTCAAATGCAGCGAAATCTTTTGGAgttatgtttttaaaattacTGTGTAAACACCACGTCACGAGCGCTGCGGTCCAACAAATTGTTGACGCTATGGTAGAGCTTACATCATCCCAAGAAGATTGGAATCGTCACAAAATTTCTGTAATTTCGCAAAAATTCCAGTTATCGGAATATGAAAGTAATGAAATTTTACAGGACTTTGGATCAGAAACTGTTAGTACCATTTTATTCAATCCAGATAATGGAATGTTTTCGCTCCGAACATATGCGCCAAAATATTTTAAAGAGAATTTTTTGCTATGTACAACCAGTAGAAATAGAAATTTCACCCAACAGTGGCCGTTACATTTACTATTGTACCTATTTTAAAAACCTTGGAATCATTGTTTAACGGAGGATTAAGATTGACGCCATCAACTTTAACGTCCAACAACGGTTTCATGACAAACTATACAGATGGTCTTCGATTTTCAACAACTAGATTATGCCGAGAAGCTAACAGTGTACACATATTCTTATATCAAGATGGATTTGGAACTGTAAATCCATTAGGTGATGTAAAGATGCGTCATAAAATGGTTGGAGTATATTTTACCATTGGAAACATGCATCCAGCTCTGAGGGCAAAGGCAGACAACAATTTTTTAGCCCTATTGTGTTTTGAAAAAGACTTGAAAAAGTATGGAGTGGATTCTATCTTCAAGGTACTTATCGACGACATGAAAGTATTGGAAACGAAAGGACTACGAGTAATTATTGATAAATGTGATGTAATGGTACATGGTACAATATTTGCACTGCTTGGTGATAACCTAGGTAACAATAATATTCAGTCATCAAATGCGAAATGATACAATGTATTTTTCTTAGGTACACATCAAATGGCTGGCTTAGTCGAAAATTTCTCAACGCACCAATATTTTTCACGGTACTGCTACACGACCTTGAGCGACTTTCGGCGCACTCCCTTACAAGACTGTGAAATGAGGCATCAAGATACCTATGAACAGGATCTATTAGGCTGCTTAAACAGCGGGAAACCGACTAGAGGCGTTAAGACTTCCACTATTTTTAATGATCTTCAATATTTCCAACTATTTGAACTTGGGATGCCACCTTGTTTAGCCCATGACTTATTTCTTGGTTGTTTCAATTATGACATCATGCTAGTGTTTCGACGGTTCATCAGAAATAAGCTCGTTGGAGAGAAATATCTACAAAGCAGACTAAATTACCTCTTAAAGAAGTTTGAGCTGAACTCTAAGATTAGCCTCAATTTGAACAAGAAATGTGTCACCAGCAAAGCAATAGATGTTTGGCATATGATCCAAATAATACCATTATTGCTGCTCAAACTAACACGTCTGCACGAGGATCCTGCATTCAAGCTCATCATAATGTTGAAAAACATCACTGATATTGTGACTGCTCCTTTGATTTCTTCAAGACAAGTTGCAATGCTCAAACTTGAAATTAGTCACTATTTAGAAATCAGATCATCGCTTTTTATGTCTCCTTTGCGACCAAAACATCACTACCTTTCACATTACCATCATCTTATCCTCCAGTATGGCCCACTTATGCAATTTAGTACTTTGAGCGGTGAGCGGAAGCATTCATACTTCAAAACAGCATTGCGGCATGCaggaaattataaaaatgtctTGAAGCTTTGTAGTGAAAGACATCAGTACTTGCAAGCTTATTTAAGTGCGGATAAGCAGAGATTCAACGAAAAAATCATCTACGAAGGAACCATGCGTACCTGCGaagatttgaataaaaatgaaaagcAACTTATGGAACTGTTTAATTGTTATGGAGAAAACTTCAAGTACACAGATTCTGGTATTTGCTTGGGTACGACAATCAAAGTTGGATACTGTTTATTCATGGAGCATGATGAGTTCGAGGATTTATTCTACATAATTATGATACATGGTATCATTTTAAACGATACTACCGACGACATTTTTGTTTATGGAGATAAAATAAGTGCATCATACTTCACGGAGATGGGAATCCCAGTTGTTCAGGATCATAGTACCGAAGATGTAAACTGCGTTAATTTGAAAGACCTTCCCGATATCACTCCGCTGAAGTTATACAGATGTCAAGAAAATACTTATCTGTTCAATAGTCAtgcaattcctagaaaataaggTAAGTTAGTGCTCATTGATTACTAgagaaaattataataaatatcgATACTATGCTTCAACTGGCATTCATTTCTTTCCgttacatattttttccattACATATGattgacatctgaaatatgcatgtttAAGTTCTTTGATTGACAGTG includes:
- the LOC110680968 gene encoding uncharacterized protein LOC110680968, which encodes MTNYTDGLRFSTTRLCREANSVHIFLYQDGFGTVNPLGDVKMRHKMVGVYFTIGNMHPALRAKADNNFLALLCFEKDLKKYGVDSIFKVLIDDMKVLETKGLRVIIDKCDVMVHGTIFALLGDNLGTHQMAGLVENFSTHQYFSRYCYTTLSDFRRTPLQDCEMRHQDTYEQDLLGCLNSGKPTRGVKTSTIFNDLQYFQLFELGMPPCLAHDLFLGCFNYDIMLVFRRFIRNKLVGEKYLQSRLNYLLKKFELNSKISLNLNKKCVTSKAIDVWHMIQIIPLLLLKLTRLHEDPAFKLIIMLKNITDIVTAPLISSRQVAMLKLEISHYLEIRSSLFMSPLRPKHHYLSHYHHLILQYGPLMQFSTLSGERKHSYFKTALRHAGNYKNVLKLCSERHQYLQAYLSADKQRFNEKIIYEGTMRTCEDLNKNEKQLMELFNCYGENFKYTDSGICLGTTIKVGYCLFMEHDEFEDLFYIIMIHGIILNDTTDDIFVYGDKISASYFTEMGIPVVQDHSTEDVNCVNLKDLPDITPLKLYRCQENTYLFNSHAIPRK